Genomic window (Candidatus Bathyarchaeia archaeon):
CAAAACAGCAGACTTGAAGGCACGATATCCGGACTGGGAATCCGTGGTAGCTTTTCCCGTGAGAATTCTAATTAACAGGTTAAATAATTGGACGCCGATCTTGTTCAACTTGTTGGAAAAAACGTTTTCCCTTGATAGAAAGCGGGATCCCACGACGAGATCCGCCTCATCCCTCAAAATTGGCTCCAGCATCATTGGAAGCTCTTCTGGTTTGTGTGAGCCATCTGAGTCCAGCGTCACTATAATTTCGCCTTTCGCTTCCTTGAATCCAAGTCTCAGCGCATAGCCCTTTCCCATGTGTCTTTCAAGCTGGTAAACTTTGACCTTTTTGCTTTTCGAAACTTCCAAGGAGTTGTCGGTTGAGCAGTCGTCAATGACCAATATTTCATAGGGAAGATTCATCCTTTCAATAGCAGCCTTAACCCTTTCAATAACATTGCCTACAGTGGGCTCCTCGTTAAAGACTGGAATGACTATGGAGACTAACGGTCTTTCTCGCATCACCATGTCTTTAAAGGAAGATACTTATAAACCATGCCAAACACTATATGCGAAGATGAAAGATCAAGAGATCATCGACAAAATTAGGGAGAACCTCTCAAAAAGAGTGGAAACGGACAAAATCATGTGGTTTTCATTCCACCTTCTCCTCTCAATAACAACTTTTGG
Coding sequences:
- a CDS encoding glycosyltransferase family 2 protein is translated as MRERPLVSIVIPVFNEEPTVGNVIERVKAAIERMNLPYEILVIDDCSTDNSLEVSKSKKVKVYQLERHMGKGYALRLGFKEAKGEIIVTLDSDGSHKPEELPMMLEPILRDEADLVVGSRFLSRENVFSNKLNKIGVQLFNLLIRILTGKATTDSQSGYRAFKSAVLEKIQLKSKGYEIESEMLVKALKSGFKSKEVSISFEQRTYGKSKLAPFRDGIKIFMSILAAYVGV